From Mycobacterium colombiense CECT 3035:
CTGTACCCCAGGTAGTTGATCTGGTCGTCACCCAGCGCCTGGCGGACGACATCCATGTCGCGGGCGACCGACGCGGTGCCGGTGTTGGCCAGAAACGCCGTGCCCATCCGGCTGACGCACTGCTGGGCCAGCTGCCGGTAGAGCTGCTCGATGTGCGCGACCCCGCCGGGGCTGTAGTCGACCATCGGCTCACGCCGGTACGCGTCGAACTCGGCGTCGGTGCGGCAGCGCAGCGCGGGCGTCGAGTGACCGACTCCCCTGGGATCGAAGCCGACCAGATCGAAGTTGCGCCGGACCGGCGAGTCCGCCAGGTTCGAGGCCATCGCGGCCACCATGTCGACCGCCGAACCGCCGGGCCCGCCGGGATTCACCAGAAGGGATCCGATCCGTTGACCTGACGCGGGTATCCGGATCACCGCCAGCTTGGCCTGCCCGCCCCCGGGATTGTTGTAGTCGATCGGCACCGACACGGTGGTGCACTGTGCGGTGGGGATATCGCTTGTGTCGTCGACGAATTGGGCGCAGTTGCCCCAACCCTGCGGCACCGCGGCCGACGGCGGATTCGGGCCCGGGGTCTGCCCGGCACCGGGTTCCGGCGTGCCGACGGCCGCGGGCGGCGCGAGGACGCAGGGACCACCGAGCAGCAGCCCGAATGAAAACAGCGCCGAGCTCAGGGATCTCAGGCGCGACATGGCTGTCATCGTTTCAGCCCCGGGTACCCGTGGCAGCTCGAAACGGTTACGCCTTGGTCTCGGCTGCCGCCTTCGCCGAGCGTGCAACCGGCGCGAAAAATCGACGAAAGTCTCGCCGTGAGTGCACGTTCGGCGTCAGGGCCGGCGGGTGGCTAGCACTTGGCGCCCTCGGGCGGGATGGACCCGCTCACCAGATACGCCGTGATGTAGTTGTCGATGCAGCCGTCGCCCTGGAAGACCACGGTGTGCTGGGTGCCGTCGTAGGTGAGCAGCGAGCTGCGCAGTTCGTTGGCCAGATCGACGCCGGCCTTGTACGGAGTGGCCGGGTCGTGGGTCGTGGACACCACCACCGTGGGCGCCAGGCCGGGCGCGGAAATGGTGTGCGGCTTGCTCGTTGGCGGCACCGGCCAGAACGCGCAGGTGCCCAGCGGCGCGTTGCCGGTGAACTGCCCGTAGCTCATGAACGGGGCGAGCTCGCGCGAGCGGCGGTCTTCGTCAACGACCTTGGCGCGGTCGGTGATCGGAGGCTGGTCCACGCAGTTGACCGCCACCCGCGCGTCGGTGGCGTTGCTGTAGTGGCCGTGCGAGTCGCGGCGCATGTACATGTCGGCCAGCGCGAGCAGAGTGTCGCCGTGGTGGTCGACGAGTTCGGACAGACCGTCGGTCAGGTGATGCCACAGGTTCGGCGAGTAGAGCGCCATGATGGTGCCGATGATCGCGTCGGAGTAGCTCAGCCCGCGTGGGTCGTTCGTCGGGACCGGGCGGCCGACCATGGGGTTGTTGGGGTCGACCATCGGGTCGACCAGGCTGTGGTAGACGTCCACCGCCTTGGCCGGGTCGGTGCCCAGCGGGCACGTCGGCTGCTTGGCGCAGTCGGCGGCGAAGTCGTTGAACGCATCCTGGAATCCCTTGGCCTGACGAAGGTCTGCTTCGATCTGATCGGCGTTGGGGTCGACGGCTCCGTCCAGGATCATCGCCCGCACGTTGTGCGGGAAGGCCTCGGCGTACGCCGAGCCGATCCGGGTGCCATACGAGTAGCCGAGGTAGGTCAACTTCTCGTCGCCGAGCGCCGCCCGGATGGCGTCGAGATCCCGTGCGACGTTGACGGTCCCGACGTTGGCCAGGAAGTCCTTGCCCATCTTGTCGATGCAGCGGCCGACGAACTGCTTGGTTTCGTCTTCCATGTGGGCCACGCCCGCCGGGCTGTAGTCGACGTTGGGTTCGGTGCGCAGCCGGTCGTTGTCGGCGTCGGAGTTACACCACACGGCCGGGCGCGACGCCCCGACGCCGCGGGGGTCGAAGCCGACGAGGTCGAATCGTTCGCGCACCTTCTTGGGCAACGACTGGACGACGCCGAGCGCCGCCTCGATGCCGGACTCCCCCGGGCCGCCGGGGTTGATCACCAGCGAGCCGATCTTGTCCCCGGTCGCGGGGAAACGAATCATGGCCAGCGTCGCCACGTCGCCGTCGGGGTGGTCGTAGTCGACCGGGACGGCCA
This genomic window contains:
- a CDS encoding alpha/beta hydrolase; protein product: MGPSRRAKIARTLLIWTSMAAVALLLAGCVRVVVGRAVMSGPKLGQAVEWTPCRAANPKVKLPAGALCGKLAVPVDYDHPDGDVATLAMIRFPATGDKIGSLVINPGGPGESGIEAALGVVQSLPKKVRERFDLVGFDPRGVGASRPAVWCNSDADNDRLRTEPNVDYSPAGVAHMEDETKQFVGRCIDKMGKDFLANVGTVNVARDLDAIRAALGDEKLTYLGYSYGTRIGSAYAEAFPHNVRAMILDGAVDPNADQIEADLRQAKGFQDAFNDFAADCAKQPTCPLGTDPAKAVDVYHSLVDPMVDPNNPMVGRPVPTNDPRGLSYSDAIIGTIMALYSPNLWHHLTDGLSELVDHHGDTLLALADMYMRRDSHGHYSNATDARVAVNCVDQPPITDRAKVVDEDRRSRELAPFMSYGQFTGNAPLGTCAFWPVPPTSKPHTISAPGLAPTVVVSTTHDPATPYKAGVDLANELRSSLLTYDGTQHTVVFQGDGCIDNYITAYLVSGSIPPEGAKC